The following coding sequences are from one Natrarchaeobaculum sulfurireducens window:
- a CDS encoding DUF7573 domain-containing protein: MPTERVRPSVTEDAKLTDFEPGADDQEVEPADDRTPSETGLEPPTAAYAWGDYECDRCDSPTERVWHDEGAFVCPACKRW, encoded by the coding sequence ATGCCGACCGAGCGCGTACGCCCGTCCGTGACCGAGGACGCGAAACTCACGGACTTCGAACCGGGAGCGGACGACCAGGAGGTGGAACCGGCCGACGACCGGACGCCCTCGGAGACCGGCCTCGAGCCGCCGACGGCGGCGTACGCCTGGGGAGATTACGAGTGTGACCGGTGTGACAGCCCGACCGAGCGCGTCTGGCACGACGAGGGCGCGTTCGTCTGCCCGGCGTGCAAACGGTGGTAA
- a CDS encoding coenzyme F420-0:L-glutamate ligase, with translation MELEPVTDLPEIRPGDDLAELIATRTTLEPGDVLTVASTVVSKAEGRTADLEEYPVSGRARELASRLEAITGEQKDPRFAQAILDESSELLIEAPFVLAETRFGHIAPNAGIDRSNVPGHDILLLPRKPTESAERIRSGLTERGHEDVAVIVTDTCGRPFRHGQTGVAIGWAGMPASRDWRGELDRDGHELGVTVQSVVDELAAAANLVTGEGAGGVPAVVVRDWAFGDLEGSDELFRAVEDDLVREALREWTFDG, from the coding sequence ATGGAACTCGAGCCAGTGACGGACCTCCCCGAGATCCGTCCCGGCGACGACCTCGCCGAACTGATCGCAACTCGGACGACCCTCGAGCCGGGCGACGTCCTCACCGTCGCCAGCACGGTCGTCTCGAAAGCCGAGGGTCGAACGGCGGACCTCGAGGAGTACCCTGTCAGCGGCCGGGCTCGAGAGCTCGCCAGCCGACTCGAGGCGATCACCGGCGAACAGAAAGACCCGCGATTCGCCCAGGCGATCCTCGACGAGAGTTCGGAGCTGTTGATCGAGGCACCGTTCGTGCTGGCAGAGACGCGGTTCGGGCACATCGCCCCGAACGCCGGTATCGACCGCTCGAACGTTCCCGGCCACGACATTCTGTTACTCCCCAGAAAACCCACAGAGAGCGCCGAGCGGATTCGGTCGGGACTCACAGAGCGCGGTCACGAGGACGTCGCAGTGATCGTCACCGACACCTGCGGGCGCCCCTTCCGACACGGCCAGACTGGCGTCGCGATCGGCTGGGCCGGCATGCCCGCCAGCCGGGACTGGCGTGGCGAACTGGACCGCGACGGGCACGAACTCGGCGTCACCGTCCAGTCAGTCGTCGACGAACTCGCAGCCGCCGCAAACCTCGTCACCGGCGAGGGCGCTGGCGGCGTGCCTGCCGTCGTCGTTCGCGACTGGGCGTTCGGCGACCTCGAGGGGAGCGATGAACTGTTCCGTGCGGTCGAGGACGACCTCGTGCGCGAGGCACTCAGAGAGTGGACGTTCGACGGCTGA
- a CDS encoding redoxin domain-containing protein: MVDFDVVELAEADHPRPGDNAPDFTRPLVTDEFWEDRTLSTLASEADGPTILVFTPMIGSFVGKYVWDELRDRDWDERAGRVIGVTISTPYAITRFLEDEDCPFAVFSDPTNAVAETYGVAHDLDDMNGLSEPRPAFFALESDLSVQAAWVASEWPEFPDYDDLEGDLGLE, translated from the coding sequence ATGGTCGACTTCGACGTCGTCGAGCTAGCCGAAGCCGACCACCCCAGACCCGGCGACAACGCGCCCGATTTCACTCGGCCGCTCGTAACCGACGAGTTCTGGGAGGACCGAACGCTGTCGACCCTTGCGAGCGAGGCCGACGGGCCGACGATCCTCGTGTTCACGCCGATGATCGGCTCGTTCGTCGGTAAATACGTCTGGGACGAACTCCGCGATCGGGACTGGGACGAGCGTGCCGGCCGCGTCATCGGCGTTACGATCTCGACGCCGTACGCCATCACACGCTTTCTCGAGGACGAAGACTGTCCGTTCGCGGTTTTCAGCGATCCCACAAACGCGGTTGCGGAGACGTACGGCGTCGCCCACGACCTCGACGACATGAACGGACTCAGCGAGCCCCGACCCGCGTTTTTCGCCCTCGAGTCAGATCTGAGCGTCCAGGCCGCCTGGGTCGCCAGCGAGTGGCCCGAGTTTCCCGACTACGACGATCTCGAGGGCGACCTGGGGCTCGAGTGA
- a CDS encoding AAA family ATPase, whose amino-acid sequence MSDADPTSPTGDEATETEKPLSISTVADLGAAVETNVSKVIVGNQDVVEHVVTALLGGGHVLLEDVPGVGKTMLARSIARSVDCRFRRIQFTPDLLPTDVTGVNVFNEQTREFEFQPGPVFGNIVLGDEINRAPPKTQSALLEAMEETQVTVDGETRALPAPFTVIATQNAVEPNRTYELPFAELDRFTKKLHLGYPDPDEEAALLGRTVGDHPIESLEPVTDRQTVVKARETVSSVRVERPVREYVTRLASYTREHARIGASPRGTIALLRVAQARAATDARDYVLPDDVQAEAPVVLAHRIRTGDRDRDGDAIVAEALECVPVDSDRA is encoded by the coding sequence ATGAGCGACGCCGATCCGACGTCACCGACCGGAGACGAGGCGACGGAAACCGAGAAGCCGCTTTCGATCTCGACGGTCGCCGACCTCGGAGCCGCGGTCGAAACGAACGTCTCGAAGGTCATCGTCGGCAACCAGGACGTCGTCGAACACGTCGTCACGGCGTTGCTCGGAGGCGGCCACGTCCTGCTCGAGGACGTCCCCGGCGTCGGAAAGACGATGCTCGCGCGGTCGATCGCCCGGTCGGTCGACTGTCGCTTTCGCCGGATCCAGTTTACGCCCGACCTGCTGCCGACGGACGTCACCGGCGTCAACGTCTTCAACGAGCAGACCCGCGAGTTCGAGTTCCAGCCCGGCCCGGTCTTCGGGAACATCGTGCTGGGCGACGAGATCAACCGCGCGCCGCCGAAGACGCAGTCGGCGCTGCTCGAGGCGATGGAAGAGACCCAGGTCACCGTCGATGGCGAGACGCGCGCCTTGCCAGCGCCGTTTACCGTCATCGCGACCCAGAACGCCGTCGAACCGAACCGTACCTACGAGCTGCCGTTCGCCGAACTCGACCGTTTTACGAAGAAACTCCATCTGGGCTACCCCGATCCGGACGAAGAGGCCGCGTTGCTCGGCCGAACCGTCGGCGACCACCCGATCGAGTCGCTCGAGCCGGTGACCGATCGTCAGACCGTCGTCAAGGCTCGCGAAACCGTCTCGAGCGTTCGCGTCGAACGCCCGGTTCGCGAGTACGTGACCCGCCTCGCGAGCTACACCCGCGAACACGCCCGGATCGGCGCTAGCCCACGGGGAACGATCGCACTGTTGCGCGTCGCCCAGGCGCGGGCAGCCACGGACGCCCGTGACTACGTCCTCCCCGACGACGTCCAGGCCGAAGCGCCGGTCGTGCTCGCACACCGAATCCGAACGGGAGACCGCGACCGGGACGGAGACGCCATCGTCGCCGAGGCCCTCGAGTGTGTCCCCGTCGATTCCGACCGAGCCTGA
- a CDS encoding NUDIX domain-containing protein codes for MSDSLDDDSSHIVTAFVRNRGEVVLLRRSDAVGTYHGQWGAVSGFAEGDPDEQVRTEIHEETGLADDAISLVRSGRPVRFEDGDLGREWVVHPYLFDVDTREIDLSEEHDALEWAHPTVIATVGAGDADDAADGGPVHDAWADRETVPELWTAYERVAPTVRSIAADDEHGAAVLSIRALEVLRDRAGLLVAERAELGVDPEGEREELAALAERLLEARPSMAVLRNRVNRTMAVAAETSGSADDAIAVDFAGAPAVLEAAIAGIDRAVTADDGAAAHAADGLEGRVVTLSRSDTVLDCLRLGDPARVFVAESRPGGEGVDVAETLANDLECPITVHTDAAVAHVLEREAIDRVVVGADTILPDGSVVNKTGTHAMAVAAARDGVPVTVVAATDKISTREEVNLESGSREAVYDGETPIDVLNPTFDVTPADCVSEVVTERGAIPNEEIEAVAGELRALEDWRES; via the coding sequence ATGAGCGATTCACTGGACGACGACTCGAGCCACATCGTCACTGCGTTCGTCCGCAACCGCGGCGAGGTGGTACTCCTGCGCCGGAGCGACGCCGTCGGCACCTACCACGGGCAGTGGGGTGCGGTCTCCGGGTTCGCCGAGGGCGACCCCGACGAACAGGTCCGAACCGAGATCCACGAGGAGACCGGCCTCGCCGACGATGCCATCTCGCTCGTTCGCTCGGGGCGGCCCGTTCGGTTCGAAGACGGCGACCTCGGCCGCGAGTGGGTCGTCCATCCGTACCTCTTCGACGTCGACACCCGCGAGATCGACCTGAGCGAGGAACACGACGCCCTCGAGTGGGCCCACCCGACGGTAATCGCCACCGTCGGCGCTGGCGATGCTGACGACGCCGCTGACGGCGGACCGGTCCACGACGCCTGGGCTGATCGTGAGACGGTTCCCGAACTGTGGACGGCCTACGAGCGCGTCGCGCCCACCGTCCGCTCCATCGCCGCAGACGACGAACACGGTGCGGCGGTCCTCTCGATCCGCGCCCTCGAGGTGTTGCGAGATCGGGCGGGGCTGCTGGTCGCCGAACGGGCGGAGTTGGGCGTCGACCCCGAGGGCGAGCGCGAGGAACTCGCCGCGCTCGCCGAGCGCCTGCTCGAGGCGCGGCCCTCGATGGCCGTCCTTCGGAACCGGGTGAACCGGACGATGGCTGTGGCCGCCGAGACCAGCGGTTCCGCGGACGACGCTATCGCCGTCGACTTTGCTGGTGCGCCCGCCGTTCTCGAGGCTGCCATCGCGGGGATCGACCGGGCCGTGACCGCGGACGACGGGGCTGCAGCGCACGCCGCCGACGGACTCGAGGGGCGCGTGGTGACCCTCTCGCGGTCGGACACCGTCCTCGATTGCCTGCGCCTGGGTGACCCCGCCCGAGTGTTCGTCGCCGAATCCCGTCCGGGTGGGGAGGGGGTCGACGTTGCCGAGACGCTAGCTAACGACCTCGAGTGTCCAATCACCGTCCACACCGACGCGGCTGTCGCCCACGTCCTCGAGCGCGAGGCGATCGACCGCGTCGTCGTCGGCGCGGACACCATCTTGCCGGACGGCTCGGTGGTGAACAAAACCGGCACGCACGCTATGGCGGTCGCAGCCGCCCGAGACGGCGTCCCCGTGACTGTCGTCGCCGCCACCGATAAAATCTCGACGCGTGAGGAGGTGAACCTCGAGTCCGGGTCACGCGAGGCGGTCTACGACGGCGAGACGCCGATCGACGTGCTGAACCCGACGTTCGATGTGACACCAGCCGACTGCGTAAGCGAGGTCGTCACCGAACGCGGTGCGATACCAAACGAAGAGATCGAGGCCGTCGCCGGGGAGTTACGGGCGCTCGAGGACTGGCGTGAGAGCTAA
- the engB gene encoding GTP-binding protein EngB, with product MFDTRPDREAEVVLVGRSNVGKSTLMRELTGHTKFDTGGKPGVTRKPNHYDWTAEDFVITDLPGFGFMSGVDEEVREEIKTNIVRYLETYAENVLVAILVVDGKSAVDIIDRHSGPDEIPYDVEMYYFLEDLGIPTVVAVNKMDKVDDRDERLDEICDRLGLYPPWKQWQDVIAPITAKNGRIGPLNEAVRTHLHEERRDDLFKFF from the coding sequence ATGTTCGATACGCGTCCCGATCGCGAGGCGGAAGTAGTCCTCGTCGGTCGCTCGAACGTGGGCAAGTCGACGCTCATGCGCGAGTTGACCGGGCACACCAAGTTCGATACCGGCGGGAAACCCGGTGTCACCCGGAAACCAAACCACTACGACTGGACCGCGGAGGACTTCGTCATCACCGATCTCCCCGGCTTCGGCTTCATGAGCGGCGTCGACGAAGAGGTCCGCGAAGAGATCAAGACAAACATCGTCCGCTACCTCGAGACCTACGCCGAGAACGTCCTCGTCGCGATCCTCGTCGTAGACGGCAAGAGCGCCGTCGACATCATCGACCGCCACTCCGGCCCCGACGAGATCCCCTACGACGTCGAGATGTACTATTTCCTCGAGGATCTGGGCATCCCGACGGTCGTCGCCGTCAACAAGATGGACAAAGTCGACGACAGGGACGAGCGGCTCGACGAGATCTGTGACCGACTGGGACTGTACCCGCCGTGGAAACAGTGGCAAGACGTCATCGCACCCATCACCGCGAAAAATGGCCGAATCGGGCCACTCAACGAAGCCGTTCGCACCCACCTCCACGAGGAGCGTCGGGACGACCTGTTCAAGTTTTTCTGA
- a CDS encoding DUF5518 domain-containing protein, with translation MTDWRAVLIGFLTATILGVLGLTLPGVGQLAAGLIGGFAAGYLAGGGLGRGFWHGLLAGALGGILVGLVIGLLVAVAGWVGGPAGGLATGIAGIGIVGASVLVAFLFALESALAGALGGLLNS, from the coding sequence ATGACCGACTGGCGTGCGGTACTGATCGGCTTTCTCACCGCGACGATCCTGGGCGTGCTCGGACTCACGTTGCCTGGCGTCGGCCAGCTCGCAGCAGGGCTGATCGGCGGCTTCGCCGCTGGCTATCTCGCGGGCGGTGGGCTCGGACGGGGGTTCTGGCACGGCCTCCTCGCGGGGGCACTGGGCGGCATTTTGGTCGGGCTAGTGATCGGCCTGCTCGTCGCGGTCGCCGGCTGGGTCGGCGGTCCGGCGGGCGGCCTCGCCACTGGCATTGCCGGAATCGGGATCGTCGGAGCGAGCGTCCTCGTCGCCTTTCTGTTCGCGCTCGAGAGCGCGCTGGCCGGCGCGCTCGGCGGGCTGCTCAACTCCTGA
- a CDS encoding cold-shock protein, protein MAKGTVAFFNDTGGYGFIETDDADDDVFFHMEDVGGPDLEEGQEVEFDIEQADKGPRATNLERL, encoded by the coding sequence ATGGCGAAAGGTACGGTCGCATTCTTCAACGACACTGGCGGCTACGGATTCATCGAGACTGACGACGCGGACGACGACGTGTTCTTCCACATGGAGGACGTTGGCGGTCCTGACCTCGAGGAGGGGCAGGAAGTCGAATTCGACATCGAGCAGGCCGACAAAGGCCCGCGCGCGACGAATCTCGAACGACTGTAA
- a CDS encoding NOG1 family protein, producing MIFEDLPTTPTSEELIDKAFSRASRAGRAKGGLEAQQSMLQTASSIISDNLENVVTAWPDFAYEDEVHPFYYELADAILESTTGGGRETTGVDALRQSLSEVMWASRKARDIHGEYQPRLRKTDVDTARKHRKQAFARLADVVEQVGDDLLFINEARNALRDLPEINPDEPTIVVAGYPNVGKSSFVNDVTNARGETASYPFTTKGIGVGHFEYEHIRYQIVDTPGLLDRPPAERNEIETQAVSAIEHLGDCMLVMVDPSAECGYPLASQLELRDAIAAQFDEIPVLTVANKTDRREAWDESLLDELEADLEMSVEADENVDGVLEAAVEAVGYEPKLPFEG from the coding sequence ATGATTTTCGAAGACCTTCCGACGACGCCCACGTCGGAAGAGCTGATCGACAAGGCGTTCTCGCGGGCATCACGTGCCGGCAGGGCGAAAGGCGGCCTCGAGGCCCAGCAGTCGATGCTCCAGACCGCCTCGAGTATCATCTCGGACAATCTGGAGAACGTCGTGACGGCGTGGCCGGATTTCGCGTACGAGGACGAGGTCCACCCCTTCTACTACGAACTCGCGGACGCGATCCTCGAGTCGACGACCGGCGGTGGGCGGGAGACGACCGGCGTGGACGCCCTGCGCCAGAGCCTCTCGGAGGTGATGTGGGCGAGCCGGAAAGCCCGCGACATTCACGGCGAGTACCAGCCACGGCTGCGAAAGACCGACGTCGACACCGCACGCAAACACCGAAAGCAGGCGTTCGCCCGGCTCGCTGACGTCGTCGAACAGGTCGGCGACGACCTGCTGTTCATCAACGAGGCGCGAAACGCCCTGCGTGACTTGCCCGAGATCAACCCCGACGAGCCGACGATCGTCGTCGCCGGCTACCCCAACGTCGGGAAGTCCTCGTTCGTCAACGACGTGACGAACGCCCGCGGCGAGACCGCTTCGTACCCGTTCACGACGAAAGGAATCGGCGTCGGCCACTTCGAGTACGAGCACATCCGCTACCAGATCGTCGACACCCCTGGACTGCTCGACCGACCGCCGGCAGAACGTAACGAGATCGAAACCCAGGCCGTCAGCGCCATCGAACACCTCGGCGACTGCATGCTCGTTATGGTCGACCCCAGCGCCGAGTGTGGCTACCCGCTCGCCTCCCAGCTCGAGCTTCGGGACGCGATCGCCGCCCAGTTCGACGAGATCCCCGTCCTGACCGTCGCGAACAAGACCGACCGCCGGGAGGCCTGGGACGAGAGCCTCCTTGACGAACTCGAGGCCGACCTCGAGATGAGCGTCGAGGCCGACGAGAACGTCGACGGGGTGCTCGAGGCAGCCGTCGAAGCCGTCGGCTACGAACCGAAACTGCCGTTCGAAGGATGA
- the ddh gene encoding D-2-hydroxyacid dehydrogenase — MSLDLERVGVHDSVETVFPPEELATYLAAPSFEAAVIGDDGIGGCDAVVTLEHRDAFLECEWVHSIQAGVDRFPFDAFSAHDVVLTNSTGIHDRTVGETVAGYLLAFSRRLHDHVANQRDRRWGRPDWDEAFTLPGKTACVVGTGTLGSGIADVLGALGVRVTGVRRSSEPVPGFEEIYPTGELLEAISDAEFVIVTVPLTDETRGLFDAAAFDAMRDDAYFVNVARGGVVDQDTLVEALESGTLAGAALDVFEDEPLPEESPLWGMDEVIVTPHCAAFTRDYFRDVGDIVRENVDRLESGESLYNRVV, encoded by the coding sequence ATGTCACTCGATCTCGAGCGCGTCGGCGTCCACGACTCCGTCGAGACGGTCTTCCCGCCCGAAGAACTCGCGACGTACCTCGCTGCCCCCTCGTTCGAAGCCGCTGTGATCGGCGACGACGGAATCGGGGGCTGTGATGCGGTCGTCACCCTCGAGCATCGTGATGCCTTCCTCGAGTGTGAGTGGGTCCACTCGATCCAGGCTGGCGTCGATCGGTTCCCGTTCGATGCGTTCTCCGCCCACGACGTCGTCCTCACGAACAGCACGGGTATCCACGACCGAACCGTCGGCGAGACGGTCGCCGGGTACCTGCTCGCGTTCTCCCGGCGACTGCACGACCACGTGGCAAACCAGCGCGATCGGCGCTGGGGACGGCCCGACTGGGACGAGGCGTTCACACTGCCCGGAAAAACGGCTTGCGTCGTTGGCACCGGCACGCTCGGCAGCGGCATCGCCGACGTCCTCGGCGCGCTCGGCGTCCGCGTCACCGGTGTCCGTCGCTCGAGCGAGCCCGTCCCCGGCTTCGAGGAGATCTATCCGACCGGCGAGCTACTCGAGGCGATCTCCGACGCCGAGTTCGTGATCGTCACCGTCCCGTTGACCGACGAGACTCGCGGGCTCTTCGACGCGGCGGCCTTCGATGCCATGCGCGACGACGCGTACTTCGTCAACGTCGCCCGTGGCGGCGTCGTCGACCAGGATACACTGGTCGAGGCGCTCGAGTCGGGCACGCTCGCTGGTGCGGCGCTCGACGTCTTCGAAGACGAGCCCCTGCCCGAGGAGTCCCCGCTGTGGGGGATGGACGAGGTGATCGTCACGCCCCACTGTGCGGCGTTCACCCGCGATTACTTCCGGGACGTCGGCGACATCGTCCGCGAGAACGTCGACCGGCTCGAGTCCGGTGAATCGCTGTACAATCGCGTGGTGTGA
- a CDS encoding DUF58 domain-containing protein, which yields MRPTIRGWTVVVVVAVALAMSWQYGPRSLNAVVVPLVVVLVGGVIATGLLTRPSVSRHPIEDGFPGDRRTVALTVDSDTSVAATVRDDVGDGLVTVDGEPCVETTLEDETRLEYAIDLDARGERTVGPLSITVTDVFGLVRRRFEYDATASVLVYPRLFDLGGETARELRTAVDDTVADERDEFDHLREYRRGDPRRDVHWKASAKRPGDDLVVAEHVADGSLGSITIAADGPPDRADELVSAVATVATVLFEANVGVGLAIGEEYRPPSTDAAHYRDCLALLAIVDDSDLEGSERQRADVVVRADETGTTVVVEGTELPVGRLAASASVAGGESDRTSNVDGTGVIA from the coding sequence ATGCGACCCACGATCAGAGGCTGGACCGTCGTCGTCGTCGTCGCTGTTGCTCTCGCGATGAGTTGGCAATACGGCCCGCGATCGCTCAACGCCGTCGTCGTCCCGCTGGTCGTCGTACTCGTCGGCGGCGTCATCGCGACCGGTCTCCTCACCCGGCCGTCGGTCAGCCGACACCCGATCGAAGACGGCTTTCCTGGCGACCGCAGGACCGTCGCGCTCACCGTCGACAGCGACACCTCGGTCGCGGCGACCGTCCGCGACGACGTCGGCGACGGTCTCGTCACAGTCGACGGCGAGCCGTGCGTCGAGACGACCCTGGAGGACGAGACGCGCCTCGAGTACGCGATCGACCTCGACGCACGCGGCGAGCGAACGGTCGGGCCGCTCTCGATCACCGTCACCGACGTCTTCGGGCTCGTCAGGCGTCGCTTCGAGTACGACGCGACGGCGAGCGTGCTGGTCTACCCCCGGCTGTTCGACCTCGGCGGCGAGACCGCCCGCGAGCTGCGGACGGCCGTCGACGACACGGTGGCCGACGAACGCGACGAGTTCGACCACCTCCGTGAGTACCGCCGCGGGGACCCCCGGCGTGACGTCCACTGGAAAGCCAGCGCGAAACGACCGGGAGACGACCTCGTGGTCGCAGAACACGTCGCCGACGGCAGCCTCGGATCGATCACGATCGCCGCCGACGGCCCACCCGACCGGGCGGACGAACTCGTGAGCGCCGTTGCAACCGTCGCGACCGTCCTCTTCGAGGCCAACGTCGGCGTCGGGCTCGCGATCGGTGAGGAGTACCGCCCGCCGTCGACCGACGCCGCTCACTATCGCGACTGCCTCGCGCTGTTGGCCATCGTCGACGACAGCGACCTCGAGGGGAGCGAACGCCAGCGTGCGGACGTAGTGGTCCGGGCGGACGAAACCGGAACGACAGTCGTCGTCGAGGGCACCGAACTGCCGGTCGGCCGACTGGCTGCGTCGGCGTCAGTAGCCGGTGGAGAGAGTGACCGAACATCGAACGTCGACGGTACGGGGGTGATCGCGTGA
- a CDS encoding TIGR00341 family protein yields the protein MRLVQLTVPTGKRETVLETLEDRGIDYVVTDENSRREYTAVVYFPLPTPAVEAVLDELQEAGISEDAYTVVVDAQTVVSRRFESLREEYETGDVESDRISRQELETEAEALTPTFGVYVTMTIVSAIVATAGLLLDSPAVVVGSMVIAPLIGPALGASVGSVIDNEDLFRQSVRYQILGVVLAIAAAAVFAWMVRVTNIVPPGLEIGEVNEIAERLTPDLLSLAVALGAGVAGIVSLATGISVALVGVMIAAALIPPAAAAGIAIAWGEPSAAIGSTALVLVNVLSVNLAGLLTLWYAGYRPENLFSLRPTEARVRKRVVGLGLIVLVFAVFLGAITYSSFVISTFENDATDEIELVLEDEAFAEYTFLELEVETGQGYPFLSPERAIVTIGGPPDQRSPELESQLHERISAQTDEEITVEIRYIGQVER from the coding sequence GTGCGGCTGGTACAGTTGACGGTGCCGACAGGCAAACGCGAGACGGTCCTCGAGACGCTCGAGGATCGCGGAATCGATTACGTCGTGACCGACGAGAACAGTCGCCGGGAGTATACGGCCGTCGTCTACTTTCCCCTACCGACACCGGCTGTCGAAGCGGTCCTCGATGAGCTTCAGGAAGCCGGCATTAGCGAGGACGCCTATACCGTCGTCGTCGACGCCCAGACCGTCGTCTCCCGCCGCTTCGAGTCGTTACGCGAAGAGTACGAGACGGGCGACGTCGAGTCCGATCGGATCTCGAGACAGGAACTCGAGACCGAAGCCGAAGCGCTGACACCGACGTTCGGGGTCTACGTGACGATGACGATCGTCAGTGCGATCGTCGCGACGGCGGGGCTGTTGCTCGACTCGCCGGCAGTTGTCGTCGGTTCGATGGTCATCGCGCCGCTGATCGGGCCGGCGCTCGGTGCGAGCGTCGGCTCCGTTATCGACAACGAAGACCTGTTCAGACAGAGCGTCCGCTATCAGATCCTGGGTGTCGTCCTCGCGATCGCCGCGGCGGCCGTCTTCGCCTGGATGGTCAGGGTGACGAACATCGTGCCGCCGGGCCTCGAAATCGGCGAAGTCAACGAAATCGCCGAACGGCTTACACCCGACTTACTCTCGCTCGCGGTCGCCCTCGGTGCTGGCGTCGCGGGGATCGTGAGCCTCGCCACGGGGATTTCCGTCGCACTGGTCGGCGTGATGATCGCCGCGGCACTTATCCCGCCCGCAGCGGCGGCCGGCATTGCCATCGCCTGGGGTGAGCCGTCCGCGGCGATCGGCTCGACCGCGCTTGTCCTGGTGAACGTTCTCTCGGTGAACCTCGCTGGCCTCCTCACGCTGTGGTACGCCGGGTACCGGCCCGAAAATCTCTTTTCGCTCCGACCGACCGAAGCGCGGGTCCGAAAACGGGTGGTCGGACTCGGCCTGATCGTCCTCGTCTTCGCGGTCTTTCTCGGGGCGATCACCTACTCGTCGTTCGTCATCTCGACGTTCGAGAACGACGCGACCGACGAGATCGAACTCGTCCTCGAGGACGAGGCGTTCGCCGAGTACACGTTCCTCGAACTCGAAGTCGAGACGGGCCAGGGGTACCCGTTTTTGAGTCCCGAACGGGCCATCGTCACGATCGGCGGCCCCCCGGACCAGCGGTCGCCCGAACTCGAGTCACAACTTCACGAGCGGATCTCCGCACAGACAGACGAGGAGATTACCGTCGAGATCAGGTACATCGGGCAAGTCGAACGGTAG
- a CDS encoding 5,10-methylenetetrahydromethanopterin reductase — MSDHGSTDVTWGIELTPEHPPDRMAELAALAEREGFDVAFSSSHYFNRDPFVTLSRMAEATDDLRLGPGVVNPYEAHPVKLAAQTATIDEVSDGRAVFGVGAGDRSTLSNLGIEHERPLRRVLETFNVARDLWAGETVTHEGTFTARDASLNLEPESAIPVYVGAQGPHMLRMSAKHGDGVLINAAHPDDLEWAAGQLEQGLEDRPEEYGPFEALAFASVSVADEEADAREAARPPVAFIVGGAADPVLARHDIDREAAAAVSDALEGGNLTEAFDHVTPEMIDAFCIAGTTETVAERFAAALEHVDGIVVGSPLGPDLEGAVTRASEALAMATAE; from the coding sequence ATGAGCGACCACGGGTCGACCGACGTAACCTGGGGGATCGAACTCACGCCCGAGCATCCGCCGGATCGAATGGCCGAACTGGCCGCCCTCGCCGAACGCGAAGGGTTCGACGTCGCCTTCTCGAGCAGCCACTACTTCAACCGCGACCCGTTCGTGACGCTCTCGCGGATGGCCGAGGCGACCGACGACCTTCGCCTGGGGCCGGGCGTCGTCAACCCCTACGAGGCCCACCCGGTGAAACTCGCCGCCCAGACGGCGACGATCGACGAGGTCAGCGACGGGCGCGCCGTCTTCGGCGTCGGCGCAGGCGACCGCTCGACGCTTTCGAACCTCGGCATCGAACACGAACGGCCGCTCCGACGCGTTCTCGAGACGTTCAACGTCGCCCGCGACCTCTGGGCCGGCGAGACCGTCACCCACGAGGGAACGTTCACCGCCCGCGACGCCTCGCTCAACCTCGAGCCCGAGTCAGCGATTCCGGTCTACGTCGGCGCCCAGGGACCACACATGCTCCGGATGAGCGCGAAACACGGTGACGGCGTCCTGATCAACGCGGCCCACCCAGACGACCTCGAATGGGCGGCCGGCCAGCTCGAGCAGGGTCTCGAGGACCGACCCGAGGAGTACGGCCCGTTCGAGGCGCTCGCGTTCGCGAGCGTCAGCGTCGCCGACGAGGAGGCGGACGCCCGCGAGGCGGCCCGGCCGCCGGTTGCGTTCATCGTCGGCGGCGCAGCCGACCCCGTGTTAGCGCGCCACGACATCGACCGCGAGGCCGCAGCCGCCGTGAGCGACGCCCTGGAGGGAGGGAACCTTACCGAGGCGTTCGACCACGTCACGCCCGAGATGATCGACGCCTTCTGTATCGCGGGGACGACCGAGACCGTCGCCGAGCGATTCGCGGCCGCCCTCGAGCACGTCGACGGGATCGTCGTCGGCTCGCCGCTCGGTCCGGACCTCGAGGGGGCGGTGACTCGAGCGAGCGAGGCGCTCGCGATGGCGACGGCGGAGTAG